A stretch of Flavobacterium sp. N2270 DNA encodes these proteins:
- a CDS encoding DMT family transporter: MLNLLLAILFSSFLYLIFKLFVKYNINTLQAIIFNYVIAFFVGYIISPIHLSISELLSAPWLIGSIFLGFMFICVFNILGKTTQVNGISVASVSSKMAMIIPIMFGIIVFHENLGISKLTGIIIALLAVYFTSKKESGAIQTSNYTLPTLLFLGAGIIDTSMNYIQYHYVKKDEASVFASFTFIFAFIFGILFFIVKSFKEENKIKGKNILAGIILGVPNYFSMYYLIKALQNKNIESATIFTLINIGVILLTTIFSLLIFNEKIKRQNFVGILLAIIAVFLVTK, translated from the coding sequence ATGCTTAATTTATTACTCGCTATACTTTTCTCGAGTTTTTTATATTTAATATTTAAATTATTCGTTAAATACAATATCAACACCTTACAAGCAATCATATTTAATTATGTTATTGCTTTTTTTGTTGGCTATATCATAAGTCCAATTCATTTATCAATTTCAGAATTACTTTCTGCACCTTGGTTAATTGGTTCTATATTTTTAGGGTTTATGTTCATTTGTGTGTTTAATATACTAGGAAAAACCACTCAAGTTAATGGAATATCAGTAGCGTCAGTGTCAAGTAAAATGGCAATGATTATCCCTATTATGTTTGGAATTATTGTATTTCACGAAAATTTAGGCATTAGTAAATTAACAGGGATAATAATAGCATTGTTAGCTGTATATTTTACCTCCAAAAAAGAAAGTGGAGCAATACAAACGTCAAATTATACTTTACCTACACTGCTTTTTTTGGGCGCTGGAATTATAGATACAAGTATGAATTACATACAATATCATTATGTAAAAAAAGACGAAGCTAGTGTTTTTGCCTCTTTCACCTTTATTTTTGCTTTTATTTTTGGAATACTTTTTTTTATAGTTAAAAGTTTTAAAGAAGAAAATAAAATTAAAGGCAAAAATATTTTAGCAGGAATAATATTAGGTGTTCCTAACTATTTTTCAATGTATTATTTAATTAAAGCATTACAAAATAAAAATATTGAAAGCGCTACAATTTTTACATTAATAAATATAGGTGTAATTTTACTGACTACTATTTTTAGTTTACTAATTTTTAATGAGAAAATTAAAAGACAGAATTTTGTAGGAATTTTACTTGCAATTATAGCAGTTTTCTTAGTTACCAAATAA
- a CDS encoding HAD family hydrolase yields the protein MIEAILFDFGDVFINLDKEATTRELKKLGLKDWNKELQELNFKYEVGKIDELEFISGIQKHIPNAELSDIRNAWNSILIDFPLERLEFLQLLSTRYRLFLLSNTDQTHIDKFEHLVGQSFARDFYSCFDKVYFSYDIKLRKPDEKAFKFILNNHNLAPKKTFFVDDNEDNIKSAKNIGIQTWHINPQTEDVTQLLDKLKTVYA from the coding sequence ATGATTGAAGCTATACTATTTGACTTTGGAGATGTTTTTATCAACTTAGATAAAGAAGCTACAACTAGAGAATTAAAAAAACTAGGATTAAAAGATTGGAACAAAGAACTTCAAGAATTAAACTTTAAATACGAAGTAGGAAAAATAGACGAACTTGAGTTTATTTCTGGCATACAAAAACACATTCCAAATGCAGAATTATCCGATATTAGAAATGCATGGAATTCCATTTTAATCGATTTTCCTTTAGAACGACTTGAATTTCTTCAACTATTATCTACAAGATATCGTCTTTTTCTTTTAAGCAATACAGATCAAACTCATATAGATAAGTTTGAACATTTAGTTGGTCAATCTTTCGCAAGAGATTTTTACAGTTGCTTTGATAAAGTATATTTTTCTTATGATATCAAATTAAGAAAACCAGATGAAAAGGCGTTTAAATTCATATTAAACAATCACAATCTAGCTCCTAAGAAAACATTTTTTGTAGACGATAACGAAGATAATATTAAAAGTGCGAAAAATATTGGAATACAAACTTGGCATATAAATCCGCAAACCGAAGACGTAACACAACTCTTAGATAAATTAAAAACGGTTTATGCTTAA